The DNA segment TTATGGGAATTTTTAAAAGAAGTATCGGGGCTTGATATTGAAAAATTAAAAGTTGATATTAAAAATCCAAAAATAGCAGAAATAATCAAACAAGATAGGTTAGATGCAACATCTTTAAATGTAAGAGGAACACCTACAATATTTGTAAATGGTATTGAACTTGAAAACTTGAGTCAAAAAGATCTTTTTGATTTAGTAGAAAAAGGTATTTACAAATAATGGAATATTTTTTAGCTTTAATTGTTGCTGGTTTTTTTACTTTTTTGTATTTATATTTTAAAAATAAAAATAATTTCGTAGAAAAACCAAAAGCTATGAAAAAAGATGAAATTATAAAAGCTTATGAGGAAGAACTAAAACAAATTTTGGCTTCTTGTTCTGGAAATAAAGCTTTAGAAATTGAAAAAAAGGTTCAATTTTTGAAAAAAGTAAATCATGAATTATCTATGAATATATTTTTTGACAAAGATGAATCAAAACAAATTTTACAAAATTTATCAAAAATGGAGTGTGTATGAAGAAAATTTTATTTATATCTTTGGCTTTTATAGCATTTGGATTTACAGCTTGTGATTCTAAGTCACCAATAACGTCAAATGCTGTTTCAAAAACAAAAATAAATGAAGAAAAACCAAAGTTTCAATCTCAAAATTATAGTTTAATAACAACAGATGAAAAAATTATAAGCTTTACAAGTACAGAAGAGGGCTTAGATTTTGATGAATTTAAAAATAAAAAAGCTGTTATTATAGATATATTTGCTACATGGTGTCCGCCTTGTATTGAATCTTTACCAATGTTAAAAGAGATAAAAGAGATAAACAAAGATAATCTTGAAATTGTTTCTGTTCTTTTTCAAGATCCAAAAACTTCGGAAGAGATTAAAGAGTTTATAAAACAACATCAAATAAATTATCCAATAACAATGGGTAGTGATAATCAAAAGTTAGCGGATGAATTAAGTGTAAAAAAAGTTCCTGAAATGTTTTTATTTTCTAAAACTGGAAAATTTGTACATAAGTTTGTAGGTAAAGTTCCTAAAGAAGAGTTAGAAAAATATCTTAAAATTGCGATTGAGAATTAAGATTCTCAATATTTGCAGTTAAATTAAAGAAGAGTTTTTAGCTCTTCAAAACTATTTATGAAATAATCAGCCTTTTTAAAATCTTGTTTTGACGTGAACTCATTTTTTATAACTATACAATCAATATTAGCATTTTTTGCACTTTCTAAACCTCTTTGAGAATCTTCAATAACTATAGCTTCGTAATCTTTTGCTCCAAATTTTTCTAACCCTTTTAAATATGGTTCTGGATGTGGTTTAGCTTTTGTATAATCTTCAACACAAAGTACAAAATCCATAAAATCAATTAAACCTCTGTTATTATGAATTAATTCAAAATCAACTCTTCTTGAAGTAGTTACTATTGCCATTTTATATTTTTTTGATAACTCTTTTAGTACTTTTTTAACATTTGGTATAGTTATATCTTTTGTTTGTAAAAATTCTTGATAATAGTTATCTCTTATTCTTCTATGTTTTTCTATAATATTATTTTTTATATTGTGAAGTTGAGCTAATTCAAAAGCGCTTCCACCCTTGATCATAATATTTTGATAAAAATCCATATCTAGATTTAAACCCAGCAAAGCCAGGGATTTTTTATTTGCTTCAAAGTACCATTTTTCAGTTTCTACTAATATTCCATCATTATCAAAAAGAATGTAGTTTTTTAAATTTTTCATGTATTACCCTTAAAAATAAGATAAAAAAAAGGGAAGCTTTTAAAGCTTCCCTTAAAGTATATAGGAGGAGTTTAAGTTAAAAAATTATCAACTTACAAAGTAATTATAGACTTACATGATTAATATTATTTAAATAAAGTATTAATCAATAGTAAACCAGATAATTTTTATCTTATTTTTCCCATTTTGCTTTTGGAGCTTCGTATTTTTTTATTTTTTCTATTATTTCATCTATATCATCACTTACAATAAGCATATCAACAAATCTTTTTGCAATAAATCCATTTTCAACACAAGAATATAAAAAGTCTATTAATTTGTCGTAGTATCCATTAATATTGAAAAAAATAGATGGTTTTTGATGATAACCAATTTGTGCAGAAGATATTACGTCAAAAATTTCATCAAAAGTACCATAACCTCCAGGAAGAGCAATAAAAGCATCACTTAATTCTTCCATTTTTGTTTTTCTTTCACTTATCGTATGAACTTTATAAATTGTTGTAATATTTGTATTTTCTAGCTCTTTTCCTGCTAAATCATAAGTTATAACACCTATAACTTTGTTATTTAGTTTCAATGATTCATTTGAGATTATTCCCATAAGACCTTGTTTTGAGCCACCATAAACAATATTGATATTTTCAGATGCAAGTTTATGTGCAAGTTTTATAGTCATTTCTTGATAAATATCACCATTTCCGAATGCTGAGCCACAATATATTGCTACATTCATATATTTTTCTCCTTTTTAAATGGTTTAAAAATAATAAGTAATCTTGGTAAAAGTAATAAATTAGCTATTAATACGCTTATCATTACCACAGCTGTTAAAAGTCCAAAATATATTGTAGGAACTAGATTTGATAGCATTAAAATAGAAAAACCAATTACAATGATTATAGTTGTATGATACATAGGATGACCTACTGTATTTAATGCTTTATTTATTGAAATTGAATAGCTACCATGACTTTGTTTAAATTCAAAATCAAATCTATGCATAAAATGAATGGTATCATCAACAGCTATTCCTAGAGCAATAGCAGCAATGGTAATAGTCATAATATCAAGAGGTATCTCTAGCCATCCCATAATACCAAAAACTAAAGATATAGGTATTAGATTGGTAATTAAAGCTATAATTACCATTTTTATATTTCTAAATAAAATTAAAAACATTATAGCTAGAACAATTAAAGAAGCACCAGCTGTTGCTATTTGAGAATCAAATAAAGATTGAAGCATATTATTATATAAAATCATAAGATTTGTAAGCCTATATGTCGTTTCTTTATTTGTAATAATTTTTTCTAAATCATTATTTATTTTTCTTATTAGTTCATTTCTTCGCAAATTATCATTTGAATCTATAATTCTAATATTGATTCTTGCTTCATTTGCTTCAAGATTTACATAAGGACTTAAGATTAATTTTTTATACTCTTCTGGTAGTTGAGTATAAATTAGTGCAAGTGTAATTCCATCTAAATCTTGATTGTTATTTAAAGTTTTTCCAATTTTTAATAAAGTTGCTAAAGATTGAACATTTCCTATTTCAGGAATATTATCAAGATAATCATGGATTTTTGTTATTAATTCCATTTTATCTTGAGAAAACCAATATTGTTTATCATCATTTTTTAAAGCAAATTCATCTTCAAATTCATCAAAATTAGATTTTGTATTTGTGTTACTTTTTTCTTCAGATTTATTATCTTTAAACTTGATTATTATATCAAGAGGGGTTGTTCCACCTAGATTTTCATCAATTACTTTCATACCTTTGTAAATCTCTGTATTAGATTTAAAATAGTTGATAAATGAATTTTCAACAAATATTTTAGAGCTTCCAATAACAGAAAAAATTGTAGTTAATATAGCAAGAATAATTATTTTGCCACCGTGATTTAAAACTATATTTGGTAATTTTGGAATGAATGAAATTAATTTATCTTTCTTTTCTATTTCTTCTTTTTTGCCAATTAATAATAAAAATATTGGAAAATATATAAAAGATAAAACTAAAGATATAAGTATTCCAACACTCATCATTAATCCTAAATTTATTACAGGTTCAATATTTGATAAAACTAAAGAAGAAAAACCTACAACAGTTGTTATT comes from the Aliarcobacter cibarius genome and includes:
- a CDS encoding LOG family protein; its protein translation is MNVAIYCGSAFGNGDIYQEMTIKLAHKLASENINIVYGGSKQGLMGIISNESLKLNNKVIGVITYDLAGKELENTNITTIYKVHTISERKTKMEELSDAFIALPGGYGTFDEIFDVISSAQIGYHQKPSIFFNINGYYDKLIDFLYSCVENGFIAKRFVDMLIVSDDIDEIIEKIKKYEAPKAKWEK
- a CDS encoding TlpA family protein disulfide reductase, producing the protein MKKILFISLAFIAFGFTACDSKSPITSNAVSKTKINEEKPKFQSQNYSLITTDEKIISFTSTEEGLDFDEFKNKKAVIIDIFATWCPPCIESLPMLKEIKEINKDNLEIVSVLFQDPKTSEEIKEFIKQHQINYPITMGSDNQKLADELSVKKVPEMFLFSKTGKFVHKFVGKVPKEELEKYLKIAIEN
- a CDS encoding efflux RND transporter permease subunit codes for the protein MYKKIYDTLIFKYPVLFLIIASLFVGYLSYNAKNMQIDASAETLLLEDDEDLKFFRESFKKYQNSNFLVVTFSPNKALLEKETLEKIKNISNDFLKVENIAKVDSILTVPLLQSPIRPISDLVAGVDSLSSKEFDKDLVKNEFLNSPLYKNALVSSDFKTTAIILHLKDDEKYFKFIEKRERLLEKQKTQALSKEEIEELEKNNLEFKEYREVSRENESKNIENIRNVIKNYEGDAKIFLGGVNMIANDAIHFVKNDLIVYGFSLIFIFIFVLYYIFKSFRWVFIVLFICFISILSTAGILGIFNWEVTVISSNFVALQLIITMSVVVHLVERYKELYFKYKKASQYKLTINTVLSKLIPSFFAIITTVVGFSSLVLSNIEPVINLGLMMSVGILISLVLSFIYFPIFLLLIGKKEEIEKKDKLISFIPKLPNIVLNHGGKIIILAILTTIFSVIGSSKIFVENSFINYFKSNTEIYKGMKVIDENLGGTTPLDIIIKFKDNKSEEKSNTNTKSNFDEFEDEFALKNDDKQYWFSQDKMELITKIHDYLDNIPEIGNVQSLATLLKIGKTLNNNQDLDGITLALIYTQLPEEYKKLILSPYVNLEANEARINIRIIDSNDNLRRNELIRKINNDLEKIITNKETTYRLTNLMILYNNMLQSLFDSQIATAGASLIVLAIMFLILFRNIKMVIIALITNLIPISLVFGIMGWLEIPLDIMTITIAAIALGIAVDDTIHFMHRFDFEFKQSHGSYSISINKALNTVGHPMYHTTIIIVIGFSILMLSNLVPTIYFGLLTAVVMISVLIANLLLLPRLLIIFKPFKKEKNI
- a CDS encoding HAD family hydrolase, yielding MKNLKNYILFDNDGILVETEKWYFEANKKSLALLGLNLDMDFYQNIMIKGGSAFELAQLHNIKNNIIEKHRRIRDNYYQEFLQTKDITIPNVKKVLKELSKKYKMAIVTTSRRVDFELIHNNRGLIDFMDFVLCVEDYTKAKPHPEPYLKGLEKFGAKDYEAIVIEDSQRGLESAKNANIDCIVIKNEFTSKQDFKKADYFINSFEELKTLL